From the genome of Phycicoccus duodecadis:
CGTTGGTGACCGACATCAGCGGGGTGTGCAGCGCGTGGTGCACGTTGCCGATGACGTAGAAGCCGATGACCACCGCGAGCATGAACACCATGAAGTGCCGCAGGAAGGGGGCCGGCGCGAAGGCCGAGACCAGCAGGAACAGGGCGGCACCGGCGGCCGCCAGGGCCAGCTTCGTGGAGCCGCTCATCGGCGCCTTCGGCTCAGGGGCGACCCGGTCGAGCGTGGCGACGGCGCTGCCGGGCGCGGGGGCGGCCGCCGACACCTGAACCGGCGGTGGTGGCCACAGCACCTCCCCTTCGCGCACGACCGTCATCCCGCGCTGGACGACGTCGTCGAGGTCGAGCACGACCTCACCGTCCTGGCCGGGGGTCAGCAGCTTCATGAGGTTGACCAGGTTGGTGCCGAACAGCTGCGAGGCCTGGGTGGGGAGGCGCCCCGGGAGGTCGGTGTAGCCCAGGATCGTGACGCCGTGGTCGGTGACGACCTTCTGCCCCGCCACCGTGCCCGCGACGTTGCCGCCGTTGGCCGCCGCCATGTCGACCACTACCGAGCCCGGCTTCATCGAGGCGACCATCTCCTCGGTGAGCAGGCGGGGGGCGGGGCGGCCGGGGATGAGGGCCGTGGTGATGACGATGTCGACGTCGGCGGCCTGCTCGGCGTACAGCGCGGCGGCCTTGGCGTCGAAGTCGGCGCTGGTCTCCTTGGCGTAGCCGTCAGCCGAGGGGCCCGCGTCGTCGACGTCGATGCGGAGGAAGCGCGCCCCCATCGACTCGACCTGCTCGGCGACCTCGGGGCGGGCGTCGAAGGCGCGCACCACGGCACCCAGGCTGTTGGCGGTGCCGATGGCGGCCAGCCCGGCCACGCCGGCGCCGACCACCAGGACCTTGGCCGGCGGCACCTTGCCGGCCGCGGTGACCTGCCCGGTGAAGAACGAGCCGAACTCGTGGGCGGCCTCGATCACGGCCCGGTAGCCGCCGATGTTGGCCATCGACGACAGCACGTCGAGGGACTGGGCCCGCGAGATGCGCGGCACGGCGTCCATCGCCATGGCGGTGACCCCGCGGGCGGCCAGCTGCTGCACCAGCTCGGGCTCGAGGGCGGGGGACATCAGGGAGGCCACGAGCTGGCCGGGGCGCAGCCGCTCGAGCTCGTCGTCGGAGGGCGCGTTGATCTTGAGGATGACGTCGGCGTTCCAGACGGCGTCGTCGATGACGTCGGCGCCCGCGGTGCGGTAGGCGCCGTCGTCGAAGCTGGCGAGGCGGCCGGCGCCGTGCTCGACGAAGACGACATAGCCGAGCGCGACGAGCTGTTCGACGGTCCGGGGCGTCGCGGCCACCCGCGTCTCACCGGGTCTGGACTCGCGAGGGACGCCGATGCGCACGGGTGCTTCCTCTCCGGAGGGGACGGGTGCGACCGAACCTATCGGGTCGCGCCCGGTGGGCACGACCCGTGTCACCCGGATCGCGCGCCGCCCGGACGCCACGACGCGCCGCTCCCCGAGTGGGGGCGGCGCGACGGGGTCGGTGGGCGGTCGGGCCCGGGCCGGTGGGGGGTGCTCAGCCCTCCGACCGGCGGAAGCCGCTGCGCTCGGCGGCGCCGGCGTCGTAGAACCAGACGTCGGCCCGGGCCTCGTCGTAGCCGGGGTCGCCCGGGACGCGGAAGGTCATCGTGTCGCGGTAGGCCTGCACCGGGTGGTCCATCGGCTGGGCCCCGTCGTCGAGGGCCGCCGCCGAGCCCATCCCGTAGCCGCCGTCGCGGATCTCGTGGAACTCGGAGATGCGCCGGGGAGCGGACGCCGCCGCCGACTCCTCGGCCGGAGCGTCCGGGGAGACGGCCGGCTCGTCCT
Proteins encoded in this window:
- a CDS encoding Re/Si-specific NAD(P)(+) transhydrogenase subunit alpha, giving the protein MRIGVPRESRPGETRVAATPRTVEQLVALGYVVFVEHGAGRLASFDDGAYRTAGADVIDDAVWNADVILKINAPSDDELERLRPGQLVASLMSPALEPELVQQLAARGVTAMAMDAVPRISRAQSLDVLSSMANIGGYRAVIEAAHEFGSFFTGQVTAAGKVPPAKVLVVGAGVAGLAAIGTANSLGAVVRAFDARPEVAEQVESMGARFLRIDVDDAGPSADGYAKETSADFDAKAAALYAEQAADVDIVITTALIPGRPAPRLLTEEMVASMKPGSVVVDMAAANGGNVAGTVAGQKVVTDHGVTILGYTDLPGRLPTQASQLFGTNLVNLMKLLTPGQDGEVVLDLDDVVQRGMTVVREGEVLWPPPPVQVSAAAPAPGSAVATLDRVAPEPKAPMSGSTKLALAAAGAALFLLVSAFAPAPFLRHFMVFMLAVVIGFYVIGNVHHALHTPLMSVTNAISGIIVVGALLQVGRGSAAVTVLAFVGILVASINVFGGFRVTARMLGMFRREEATR